A single Corynebacterium resistens DSM 45100 DNA region contains:
- a CDS encoding antitoxin VbhA family protein, whose product MTTDHRTEDQKVAAVRASMTMAGYDMTPDDEVRGRRILCGEITGDQAALEVMEAQGYGDCERAEFLRRRIAESKRL is encoded by the coding sequence ATGACCACCGACCACCGGACCGAAGATCAGAAAGTCGCGGCCGTCCGCGCTTCCATGACCATGGCTGGCTACGATATGACTCCCGATGATGAGGTCCGTGGCCGCCGTATCCTGTGCGGAGAAATCACTGGTGATCAAGCTGCACTGGAAGTCATGGAGGCTCAAGGTTACGGCGATTGCGAACGTGCCGAGTTCCTTCGCCGGCGCATTGCCGAGTCGAAAAGGTTGTGA